The Setaria italica strain Yugu1 chromosome IX, Setaria_italica_v2.0, whole genome shotgun sequence genome has a window encoding:
- the LOC101754854 gene encoding glutamine synthetase cytosolic isozyme 1-3 — MALLTDLVNLDLSDCTEKIIAEYIWVGGSGMDVRSKARTLSGPVDDPSKLPKWNFDGSSTGQATGDDSEVILRPQAIFRDPFRKGKNILVMCDCYAPNGEPIPTNKRHGAAKIFSHPDVKAEEPWFGIEQEYTLLQKDTNWPLGWPLGGYPGPQGPYYCAAGADKSYGRDIVDAHYKACLYAGIDISGINGEVMPGQWEFQVGPAVGISAGDQIWVARYILERITEIAGVVVSFDPKPIPGDWNGAGAHTNYSTKSMRSDGGYEVIKKAIQKLGLRHREHIAAYGDGNERRLTGRHETADINTFIWGVANRGASVRVGRDTEKEGKGYFEDRRPASNMDPYVVTSLIAETTLLWNPSHSNGNGVAAP, encoded by the exons ATGGCTCTGCTCACCGACCTCGTCAACCTCGACCTCTCGGACTGCACCGAGAAGATCATCGCAGAGTACATCTG GGTTGGCGGTTCTGGGATGGATGTGAGGAGCAAAGCCAGG ACACTGTCCGGACCTGTGGATGACCCTAGCAAGCTTCCGAAATGGAATTTCGACGGCTCCAGCACCGGCCAAGCTACGGGTGACGACAGTGAAGTCATCCTTCG TCCTCAAGCCATCTTCAGGGACCCATTCAGGAAGGGGAAGAACATACTG GTTATGTGCGACTGCTATGCGCCGAACGGAGAGCCGATTCCGACCAACAAGCGGCACGGGGCGGCGAAGATCTTCAGCCACCCTGATGTTAAGGCTGAAGAACCATG GTTTGGGATTGAGCAAGAGTACACGCTTCTTCAGAAGGACACCAACTGGCCTCTTGGCTGGCCATTAGGCGGCTACCCTGGCCCTCAG GGACCTTACTACTGCGCCGCCGGAGCGGACAAGTCGTACGGGCGGGACATCGTGGACGCGCACTACAAGGCCTGCCTCTACGCCGGCATCGACATCAGCGGGATCAACGGGGAGGTCATGCCAGGACAG TGGGAATTCCAGGTTGGCCCCGCCGTCGGCATCTCCGCCGGCGACCAGATCTGGGTGGCTCGCTACATTCTTGAG AGGATCACCGAGATCGCCGGTGTGGTCGTCTCCTTCGATCCCAAGCCGATTCCG GGAGATTGGAATGGTGCTGGTGCTCACACCAACTACAG CACCAAGTCGATGAGGAGCGACGGCGGGTACGAGGTGATCAAGAAGGCGATCCAGAAGCTGGGCCTCCGCCACCGGGAGCACATCGCCGCGTACGGCGACGGCAACGAGCGCCGCCTCACCGGCCGCCACGAGACCGCCGACATCAACACCTTCATCTGG GGTGTTGCCAACCGCGGCGCGTCGGTGCGGGTCGGCCGCGACACCGAGAAGGAAGGCAAAG GCTACTTCGAGGACCGGAGGCCGGCGTCCAACATGGACCCGTACGTGGTGACCTCGCTGATCGCGGAGACCACCCTCCTGTGGAACCCCAGCCACTCCAACGGCAACGGCGTCGCGGCTCCCTGA
- the LOC101755255 gene encoding phosphoglucomutase, cytoplasmic 2: MFSVTKKATTPFEGQKPGTSGLRKKVTVFQQPHYLQNFVQSTFNALPAEEVKGATIVVSGDGRYFSKDAVQIITKMAAANGVRRVWVGQNSLMSTPAVSAVIRERIGEDGSKATGAFILTASHNPGGPTEDFGIKYNMGNGGPAPESVTDKIFSNTTTISEYLISEDLPDVDISEIGVSSFSGPEGPFAVEVFDSSVDYIKLMKSIFDFEAIKKLLTSPKFTFCYDALHGVAGAYAKHIFVEELGADESSLLNCVPKEDFGGGHPDPNLTYAKELVERMGLGKSSSNVEPPEFGAAADGDADRNMILGKRFFVTPSDSVAIIAANAVQSIPYFASGLKGVARSMPTSAALDVVAKNLNLKFFEVPTGWKFFGNLMDAGMCSICGEESFGTGSDHIREKDGIWAVLAWLSILAFKNKDNLGGGDKLVSVEDIVRQHWATYGRHYYTRYDYENVDAGAAKELMANLVSMQSSLSDVNKLIKEIRSDVSEVVAADEFEYKDPVDGSVSKHQGIRYLFGDGSRLVFRLSGTGSVGATIRVYIEQYEKDSSKTGRESSDALAPLVDVALKLSKMQEYTGRSAPTVIT; the protein is encoded by the exons ATGTTCAGTGTGACGAAGAAGGCCACCACGCCCTTCGAGGGCCAGAAGCCCGGCACCTCCGGCCTGCGCAAGAAG GTTACTGTATTCCAGCAGCCTCATTATCTGCAGAACTTTGTCCAATCAACATTCAATGCCCTTCCTGCTGAAGAAGTTAAAG GTGCGACTATTGTTGTCTCTGGTGATGGCCGCTATTTCTCAAAAGATGCTGTTCAG ATCATAACAAAAATGGCTGCTGCCAATGGAGTGAGACGTGTTTGGGTTGGACAAAACAGTCTCATGTCTACTCCAGCTGTATCTGCTGTCATCCGTGAAAGAATTGGTGAAGAT GGATCGAAGGCTACTGGTGCCTTCATCTTAACAGCAAGCCACAACCCAGGTGGTCCCACTGAG GACTTTGGGATCAAATACAACATGGGAAATGGTGGGCCTGCCCCTGAATCTGTTACCGACAAGATTTTCTCTAATACAACGACAATCTCTGAATACCTTATCTCCGAGGACCTTCCAGAT GTTGATATTTCTGAAATCGGCGTCTCTAGCTTCAGTGGACCTGAAGGTCCCTTTGCTGTGGAGGTCTTTGACTCCAGTGTAGATTACATTAAGTTAATGAA GTCAATTTTTGATTTTGAGGCAATAAAAAAGCTGCTGACATCTCCAAAATTTACATTCTG TTATGATGCCCTGCATGGTGTTGCTGGAGCTTATGCCAAACACATCTTTGTGGAAGAGCTTGGTGCTGATGAAAGCTCACTGTTGAATTGTGTCCCGAAG GAGGACTTTGGAGGTGGTCATCCGGACCCTAACCTCACCTATGCAAAAGAGTTGGTTGAACGGATGGGTCTTGGAAAGTCATCCTCCAATGTCGAGCCTCCTGAATTTGGTGCTGCAGCTGATGGAGATGCTGACCGAAACATGATCCTGGGTAAAAG ATTCTTTGTGACACCATCAGACTCTGTCGCCATTATCGCGGCCAATGCTGTTCAGTCAATTCCTTACTTTGCTTCCGGCCTGAAGGGAGTTGCCAG GAGCATGCCAACATCTGCTGCTCTTGATGTTGTTGCGAAGAATTTAAATCTCAAGTTCTTTGAG GTGCCTACTGGGTGGAAATTTTTTGGGAACTTGATGGATGCTGGAATGTGCTCAATCTGTGGTGAAGAGAGCTTTGGCACTG GGTCTGACCACATTCGTGAGAAGGATGGTATTTGGGCTGTGCTTGCGTGGCTGTCTATTCTTGCTTTCAAGAACAAGGACAACCTTGGAGGAGGAGATAAGCTTGTCTCTGTTGAAGATATTGTTCGTCAGCACTGGGCCACCTATGGGCGCCATTATTACACACGCTATGACTATGAG AACGTTGATGCAGGGGCTGCTAAGGAGCTTATGGCAAATCTAGTCAGCATGCAATCATCACTATCTGATGTTAACAA GTTGATCAAGGAGATCCGATCTGATGTTTCCGAAGTAGTTGCAGCTGACGAGTTTGAGTATAAGGATCCTGTTGATGGCTCTGTGTCCAAGCACCAGGGTATCCGATACCTCTTTGGAGATGGTTCACGACTG GTGTTCCGTCTCTCTGGAACCGGTTCTGTTGGTGCCACCATCCGTGTCTACATCGAGCAGTACGAGAAGGATTCATCCAAGACCGGCAGGGAATCATCGGATGCCCTTGCTCCACTG GTTGATGTTGCACTCAAGCTCTCCAAGATGCAAGAGTACACGGGCCGCTCTGCCCCCACCGTTATCACATAA